The genomic interval ATCTTAAGCGTGTCTGCAGAACGTCCACTGAATACCGGCTCACGAAGAGCATTGTCAATCATTTGTATGTAAGATGTCACATCATTGTTGAATCTTTCATCTACATCTATAAAAGAAGCAGGAGCATCTGCATTAGAGACAGGAGCATCAATATTCCCGACGTTTTTAATTCTCGGAACAATCCGTATGCTGCTTCGGCCGATAAACTTCTCTGTGATGCCGAATCTGCTTCCAGGAGCATCATTTTTTCCTGTACCAATTTGAGTACCATCCGTAAATACCAGATTAACTTTCGGTTCCTGGTTATTCTTTTTATGATACTCATCAATGTCAATATCATTGATCAAGACAAACTCCTTATCAACAGTAACGCGCCGCCTTACGAAATCAAACGCATCGAAAATAGAAGACTTTCCCGACCCGTTAGATCCGATCAACAAAACAAGCTTAGACGTTGAAGGAATTCCTTCAATCGTCAGTTCAGAAAAACGCTTAAAATTTCCCAGTTCTAATTTTGTGATACGCATAAACCAAATATACCAATTAGGATAACAAGTCAGGGGAGCCTTGTAGAAAAACAAAAAAGGAGATCATCTCTGATCTCCTTTCTGTCGGGGCGGCAGGATTCGAACCTGCGACCTCCTGCTCCCAAAGCAGGCGCGATACCGGGCTACGCTACGCCCCGAACCCGTTAAACATCTCGCTTTGTTGCCATCGCTTTCGATGTTTGGGATTGCAAAGGTAGATGATTTTTTGATATAACCAAAAATGATTCAAAAAAAATATCAGATTTTTTAAAATAACTTTCGGGCGCGGTCAGTGAGACGCATTTCTTAAAAGTGAAAACACACGTCTGCACTGGAAAAAAGAAGAACACTATGAGCCTTGCTAAACTATTCTGGCTGGGCAGCCTGGCGCTCGCCCTGCAATCCTATGGACAAACAAAAAAATTGCCGCTGCTGAGAGAACAGCTTTTCGACGACAACTGGCGCTTCAAAAAAGACAGCCTGCAGGGGGCGGAGCAACCTGACTTTCCGGATGCCGGCTGGCGGACTTTACACCTCCCGCATGACTGGGCGATAGAAGATCTTCCCGGACAAAACGATAGCACCATCATCGGTCCTTTCTACAAGTACAGTCCGGCGCAGGAACACGGCGGCTATGTGGTGGGCGGCACCGCCTGGTACCGGAAGCAGTTTACCCTGCCTGCCCTCCCCGCCGGACAAACCGTGGCCATCCGCTTTGACGGCGTATACATGGACAGCGATGTCTGGATCAACGGGCGCCACCTGGGCAACCACCCTTATGGTTACACGCCCTTTACGTACGACCTGACGCCTTACCTGGCAGCCCCCGGACAAAAGAACGTGCTTGCTGTCAGGGTGAAAAATGAAGGCCTCAATTCACGCTGGTATGCCGGGGCAGGCATCTACCGGCATGTTCACCTGCTGATGCTGCCTCCCATACACCTCGTAAAAGAAGGTATATCCATCACAAACCCGGAAGCTGGCAAAGAAAAAGCCATCGTACAGGTAAGCGCGGCTATGACAGGCGGCAGATCGGGTACTGCCCATCATATACTGCAGGTCCGGCTGAAAGACAGTACCGGTCAGGTGGTGGCGTATGCCTCGCAAGCTGTCAGCATTTCCCCGGGAGATACTACCACAGTTATCAAACAGCTCACAGTAAATAACCCGGCCTTATGGTCGCCGGGAAGACCGTACCTGTACACGACGGAGATCAGCCTGCTGGATACCACCAACACAAAACGGAGCAGCTCCGCTGCAGACCGGCTTGAAATTAAAACCGGTATCCGGAAGATCAGCATAAACGCTACCCAAGGCCTCACCATCAATGGCGAGAAGGTACTGCTGAAAGGCGGGTGCCTTCATCATGACAATGGCCTGCTGGGCGCTGCTGCCTTTGACAGGGCCGAAGAAAGGAAAGTGGAGCTGATGAAGGCCTATGGCTTCAACGCCATCCGCACCAGTCACAATCCACCTTCTGAAAAATTCCTGGAAACCTGCGACAGGCTGGGTATGCTAGTGATCGACGAGGCTTTTGATATGTGGGTAGACCAGAAGCATCCGCAGGACTATCACCGCTTCTTTAAAACATGGTGGCAACGCGATCTGCAAAGTATGATACTGCGCGACAGGAACCATCCAAGCATTATCATGTGGAGTATTGGTAATGAGATACCCGAACGGGCAGATAGCGCAGGGCTTGCGATCACCCGGCAAATGGTGAAGGAAATACGCCGCCTGGACAGTACACGCGCCATTACCGAAGCAGAGAATGATTTCTGGGAAAGACCCTATAAATGGTCCGCTACAGATGCATCTTTCGCATTGCTGGATGTAGCGGGGTATAATTACATGTGGCGTAATTATGCATTGGACGAAAGACGGGTGCCAGGCCGTGTAATGTATGGATCGGAAACTTTCCCCGCCGACTTATACCATGCATGGAACCAGGTACAGGGACTTCCTTTCGTGATCGGCGATTTCGTCTGGACTGCGATGGACTACCTGGGAGAAGCCGGCATTGGACACAGCACCTACTCCGGTAACAGCCAGGGTAGAATGAGCTTTCCCTGGTTCAATGCCTGGTGTGGCGACATAGACCTGATCGGCAATAAAAAACCTCAATCCTATTTCCGGGATGTGGTATGGGGAAGAAGCGCTGTGGAAATGCTGGTACATACGCCCATCCCCGGGGGAACGAAAGAAAAAGTGAGCTGGTGGGGCTGGCCGGATG from Chitinophaga filiformis carries:
- a CDS encoding glycoside hydrolase family 2 TIM barrel-domain containing protein; this translates as MSLAKLFWLGSLALALQSYGQTKKLPLLREQLFDDNWRFKKDSLQGAEQPDFPDAGWRTLHLPHDWAIEDLPGQNDSTIIGPFYKYSPAQEHGGYVVGGTAWYRKQFTLPALPAGQTVAIRFDGVYMDSDVWINGRHLGNHPYGYTPFTYDLTPYLAAPGQKNVLAVRVKNEGLNSRWYAGAGIYRHVHLLMLPPIHLVKEGISITNPEAGKEKAIVQVSAAMTGGRSGTAHHILQVRLKDSTGQVVAYASQAVSISPGDTTTVIKQLTVNNPALWSPGRPYLYTTEISLLDTTNTKRSSSAADRLEIKTGIRKISINATQGLTINGEKVLLKGGCLHHDNGLLGAAAFDRAEERKVELMKAYGFNAIRTSHNPPSEKFLETCDRLGMLVIDEAFDMWVDQKHPQDYHRFFKTWWQRDLQSMILRDRNHPSIIMWSIGNEIPERADSAGLAITRQMVKEIRRLDSTRAITEAENDFWERPYKWSATDASFALLDVAGYNYMWRNYALDERRVPGRVMYGSETFPADLYHAWNQVQGLPFVIGDFVWTAMDYLGEAGIGHSTYSGNSQGRMSFPWFNAWCGDIDLIGNKKPQSYFRDVVWGRSAVEMLVHTPIPGGTKEKVSWWGWPDEVPSWTWPGMNDKNMQVRVFTRGEKVELVLNDFRVATKTVSDSTPLTATFDIPYTPGVLTAFVYDSKGNEIGVKTLALASAPQGIRLTADRTQIAADANELVYVNVDVVDNLGRIVPNANLPLKLSISGEATLAAAGSACPNCPASFQQPKLTTFRGRGLAILRANGRPGNITLQVEGEGLKTAKINIRVK